In a single window of the Frondihabitans peucedani genome:
- a CDS encoding GNAT family N-acetyltransferase, with the protein MNDLRLEELSATTIVAANSLTLKPGQEQYVEPVSHSIAEAYVNPASAWPRVVLEGDEVVGFIMGNFDPDNDHEELRSAILRINVSADAQGHGVGRFAVHALAAEARNRGFERLTVAYEPGEGGPEAFFKRIGFEVIGETPYGEHLAALSIDSALDGGDE; encoded by the coding sequence ATGAACGACCTGCGCCTCGAAGAGCTCTCGGCCACGACCATCGTGGCCGCCAACTCCCTCACGTTGAAGCCCGGTCAAGAGCAGTACGTCGAACCGGTGTCGCACTCGATCGCCGAGGCCTACGTCAATCCGGCGAGCGCCTGGCCCCGCGTCGTCCTCGAGGGCGACGAGGTCGTCGGCTTCATCATGGGCAACTTCGACCCCGACAACGACCACGAAGAGCTGCGGAGCGCGATCCTGCGCATCAACGTCTCGGCGGACGCGCAGGGGCACGGCGTCGGGCGCTTCGCCGTCCACGCCCTCGCCGCCGAGGCGCGCAACCGCGGCTTCGAGCGCCTCACCGTGGCCTACGAGCCCGGCGAGGGCGGCCCGGAGGCGTTCTTCAAGCGCATCGGCTTCGAGGTCATCGGCGAGACCCCCTACGGCGAGCACCTCGCCGCCCTGTCGATCGACTCCGCGCTCGACGGTGGCGACGAGTAG
- a CDS encoding ABC transporter ATP-binding protein, giving the protein MPQHPPSPATPQKGDGERLSTLRTLLRLLPYVRPALPRIILGMVAALLASVVALLIPFVLQQLVDGPLSSGDSRQVWPAFFVVAGLGVAEAILIMARRWLVLTPSTHVEASMRNGLYAKLQDLPVAFHDRWQSGQLLSRSVSDLSLIRRWLAFGIVLLVVNFLTIAIGFVVLFFYSWVLGLIFLVASIPIWVVGLRFENRYSTIARRSQDQVGDLATSVEESVHGIRVLKAFGRGKHSLRDFAKRAEDLRGTEIEKAKAIAQLWLWLLLVPDVAFALCLLGGIYLASVGQLSVGELFAFFATATVLRFPVESIGFLMSMTFDTRTAVDRYFEVLDSVNTVTDPENPKTITEPHGRLEFRATHFRYQDSPAQFADLVDGVDLVLEPGETMALVGLTGSGKTTLLALVPRLYDVTGGEVLIDGVDVRDLTREELRRHVGMAFEDATLFSASVRDNVLLGRPDLSGDEADRVMREALDIAQADFVELLPEGVDTKVGEEGLSLSGGQRQRLALARAIAARPAILVLDDPLSALDVDTEARVEAGLRRVLASTTSLIVAHRPSTVNLADRVALLENGRVTAVGRHSDLIATNDHYRYVISSLDDDDENTREEVLA; this is encoded by the coding sequence ATGCCTCAGCATCCCCCGTCGCCCGCCACGCCCCAGAAGGGCGACGGCGAGCGGCTGTCCACTCTCCGCACACTCCTCCGGCTCCTGCCGTACGTGAGACCGGCCCTGCCCAGGATCATCCTGGGCATGGTGGCCGCGCTCCTCGCCTCGGTCGTCGCACTCCTGATCCCGTTCGTGCTGCAGCAGCTCGTCGACGGGCCGCTGTCGAGCGGCGACTCGCGGCAGGTCTGGCCGGCCTTCTTCGTCGTGGCCGGGCTCGGCGTGGCCGAGGCGATCCTGATCATGGCCCGCCGCTGGCTCGTGCTCACGCCGTCGACCCACGTCGAGGCCAGCATGCGCAACGGCCTGTACGCGAAGCTCCAAGACCTGCCGGTCGCGTTCCACGACCGCTGGCAGAGCGGGCAGCTGCTCAGCCGCTCCGTGAGCGACCTGAGCCTGATCCGGCGCTGGCTGGCGTTCGGCATCGTCCTGCTCGTCGTCAACTTCCTGACCATCGCGATCGGGTTCGTCGTGCTGTTCTTCTACAGCTGGGTGCTCGGGCTGATCTTCCTGGTCGCGTCGATCCCGATCTGGGTCGTCGGGCTCCGGTTCGAGAACCGCTACTCGACCATCGCCCGTCGCAGCCAGGACCAGGTCGGCGACCTGGCGACGAGCGTCGAGGAGTCGGTCCACGGCATCCGCGTGCTCAAGGCGTTCGGCCGGGGCAAGCACTCTCTCCGCGACTTCGCGAAGCGGGCCGAGGACCTCCGCGGCACCGAGATCGAGAAGGCAAAGGCCATCGCCCAGCTCTGGCTGTGGCTGCTGCTCGTGCCCGACGTCGCGTTCGCCCTGTGCCTCCTCGGCGGCATCTACCTGGCCTCGGTCGGGCAGCTGAGCGTCGGCGAGCTGTTCGCGTTCTTCGCCACGGCCACGGTCCTGCGCTTCCCGGTGGAGTCGATCGGCTTCCTGATGTCGATGACCTTCGACACCCGCACGGCCGTCGACCGCTACTTCGAGGTGCTCGACAGCGTCAACACCGTCACCGACCCCGAGAACCCGAAGACGATCACCGAACCGCACGGTCGGCTCGAGTTCCGGGCGACGCACTTCCGCTACCAGGACTCCCCGGCACAGTTCGCCGACCTGGTCGACGGGGTCGACCTCGTGCTCGAACCGGGCGAGACGATGGCCCTCGTCGGGCTCACCGGCTCCGGGAAGACCACCCTGCTGGCGCTCGTGCCGCGCCTGTACGACGTCACCGGCGGCGAGGTCCTGATCGACGGCGTCGACGTGCGCGACCTCACCCGGGAGGAGCTCCGCCGGCACGTGGGCATGGCCTTCGAGGACGCCACGCTGTTCAGCGCGTCCGTCCGCGACAACGTCCTGCTCGGGCGCCCCGACCTGTCGGGCGACGAGGCCGACCGGGTGATGCGCGAGGCTCTCGACATCGCCCAGGCCGACTTCGTCGAGCTGCTGCCCGAGGGGGTCGACACGAAGGTCGGCGAGGAGGGCCTCAGCCTCTCCGGCGGCCAGCGACAACGGCTCGCGTTGGCGAGGGCGATCGCTGCCCGACCGGCGATCCTGGTGCTCGACGATCCGCTGTCGGCGCTCGACGTCGACACCGAGGCCCGCGTCGAGGCAGGGCTCCGCCGGGTGCTCGCCTCGACGACGTCGCTCATCGTCGCGCACCGCCCCTCCACGGTGAACCTCGCCGACCGCGTGGCGCTCCTCGAGAACGGGCGCGTCACCGCGGTGGGTCGGCACTCCGACCTCATCGCGACCAACGATCACTACCGCTACGTCATCTCGTCGCTCGACGACGACGACGAGAACACCCGAGAGGAGGTGCTCGCATGA
- a CDS encoding ABC transporter ATP-binding protein, translating into MSTATTQGVRGEERDNFTRAESRTLRERSRILLASLLAPLRTRLIITAVVVVVSTAAQVAGPTLIAYGIDNALPALVKQNDWMPAFVVVGLYLGTGIIGAVLMAQYTVQFARVSQSVLIDLRKRLFLHTQRLSLEFHESYTSGRIISRQTSDLDSIRELFDSGINQLVQGLLYMVFTAIALVSLDAPSGLILGVALIPLFCLTRWFQVRSQKLFRSTRVTSARVIVHFVETMTGIRAVQAFRKEKRNEKEYGGYVEDYRTANSKVFQLFGTFDPALVLIGNATLAAVVLFGGFRVIDGSLEIGALLAVALYAKRFFDPAEELAMFYNGYQSASAALEKISGVLEEQPSVPDPVRPTDLWHAKGAIDFDDVEFAYNSDAIVLPEFDLHVPAGQTIALVGSTGAGKSTLAKLIARFYDPTRGSIRLDGVDLRDLHPKDLRRAIVMVTQEAYLFSGSVADNIALGKPDATREEIERAARAVGAHEFVMALPDGYDTDVNKRGGRVSAGQRQLLSFARAFIADPAVLILDEATASLDIPSERLVQEALQTLLSDRTALIIAHRLSTVAIADRVLVMEYGRVVEDGTPDDLISGTGRFAQLHAAWRDSLV; encoded by the coding sequence ATGAGCACCGCCACCACCCAGGGAGTCCGGGGCGAGGAGCGCGACAACTTCACGCGCGCTGAGAGCCGGACGCTGCGAGAGCGCTCGCGGATCCTGCTCGCCTCGCTCCTCGCGCCGCTCCGCACGCGCCTCATCATCACGGCCGTCGTGGTCGTCGTCTCGACCGCCGCGCAGGTGGCCGGGCCGACGCTGATCGCGTACGGCATCGACAACGCGCTGCCCGCGCTCGTGAAGCAGAACGACTGGATGCCGGCGTTCGTGGTCGTCGGCCTGTACCTCGGCACCGGCATCATCGGCGCCGTCCTGATGGCGCAGTACACGGTGCAGTTCGCCCGCGTGAGCCAGAGCGTGCTCATCGACCTCCGCAAGAGGCTGTTCCTCCACACGCAGCGGCTGAGCCTCGAGTTCCACGAGAGCTACACCTCGGGCAGGATCATCTCGCGGCAGACGAGCGACCTCGACTCGATCCGCGAGCTCTTCGACTCCGGGATCAACCAGCTCGTCCAGGGGCTGCTGTACATGGTGTTCACCGCCATCGCGCTGGTCAGCCTCGACGCGCCCTCCGGGCTCATCCTCGGGGTGGCGCTGATCCCGCTGTTCTGCCTGACGCGATGGTTCCAGGTGCGCTCGCAGAAGCTGTTCCGCTCGACGCGCGTGACGAGCGCCCGCGTGATCGTGCACTTCGTCGAGACGATGACCGGCATCCGGGCCGTCCAGGCGTTCCGCAAGGAGAAGCGCAACGAGAAGGAGTACGGCGGCTACGTCGAGGACTACCGGACCGCGAACTCGAAGGTGTTCCAGCTCTTCGGGACCTTCGATCCCGCCCTCGTCCTGATCGGCAACGCGACCCTCGCGGCCGTGGTGCTCTTCGGCGGATTCCGGGTCATCGACGGATCGCTCGAGATCGGCGCGCTGCTCGCGGTCGCCCTCTACGCCAAGCGCTTCTTCGATCCTGCGGAGGAGCTCGCGATGTTCTACAACGGGTACCAGTCGGCGTCGGCTGCGCTCGAGAAGATCTCGGGCGTGCTCGAGGAGCAGCCGAGCGTGCCCGATCCGGTGCGCCCGACCGACCTCTGGCACGCGAAGGGCGCCATCGACTTCGACGACGTCGAGTTCGCCTACAACAGCGACGCGATCGTGCTGCCGGAGTTCGATCTGCACGTGCCGGCCGGACAGACGATCGCCCTCGTCGGCTCGACGGGTGCCGGCAAGTCGACGCTCGCGAAGCTGATCGCGCGGTTCTACGACCCGACGCGGGGCAGCATCCGGCTCGACGGCGTCGACCTCCGCGACCTGCATCCGAAGGACCTCCGCCGGGCGATCGTCATGGTCACCCAGGAGGCGTACCTGTTCTCGGGCTCGGTCGCGGACAACATCGCGCTCGGCAAGCCGGACGCCACCCGCGAGGAGATCGAGCGGGCCGCCCGAGCGGTCGGCGCGCACGAGTTCGTCATGGCGCTCCCGGACGGCTACGACACCGACGTGAACAAGCGCGGCGGGCGCGTGTCGGCCGGGCAGCGGCAGCTGCTGTCGTTCGCACGGGCGTTCATCGCGGATCCTGCGGTCCTGATCCTCGACGAGGCCACGGCGTCGCTCGACATCCCGTCGGAGCGTCTGGTGCAGGAGGCGCTGCAGACGCTGCTGTCGGACCGGACCGCGCTGATCATCGCGCACCGCCTGTCGACGGTGGCCATCGCCGACCGGGTGCTCGTCATGGAGTACGGCCGCGTCGTCGAAGACGGCACCCCCGACGACCTCATCTCGGGCACCGGGAGGTTCGCGCAGCTGCACGCTGCGTGGCGCGACTCGCTGGTGTAG
- a CDS encoding MGMT family protein: MATSSDPQADIDPDDWFSRVEAVVESIPPGRVMTYGGVAAALGSRSSRGVGRVMAHAGAGLPWWRVVRASGHAPSGHEQRALEEYRVEGTPLRWSRAGAFRVDLEAAVWRG, encoded by the coding sequence GTGGCGACGAGTAGCGACCCCCAGGCCGACATCGACCCCGACGACTGGTTCTCGCGGGTCGAGGCCGTCGTCGAATCGATCCCGCCTGGTCGCGTGATGACGTACGGCGGCGTCGCGGCAGCACTCGGCTCGCGCTCTTCCCGGGGCGTCGGGCGCGTGATGGCCCACGCCGGTGCGGGGCTGCCCTGGTGGCGGGTCGTCCGGGCCTCCGGGCACGCGCCCTCGGGGCACGAGCAGCGCGCCCTCGAGGAGTACCGCGTCGAGGGCACGCCGCTGAGGTGGTCGCGGGCCGGCGCGTTCCGCGTCGACCTGGAGGCCGCCGTCTGGCGCGGCTGA
- the purH gene encoding bifunctional phosphoribosylaminoimidazolecarboxamide formyltransferase/IMP cyclohydrolase produces MSGHAIDPSLYRDRDAVVIRRALLSVSDKTGLVELATALAASGVEMVSTGSTAQTIRDAGFAVTDVSAVTGFPESLDGRVKTLHPAIHAGVLADLRLESHEDQLRDLGIAAFELVVVNLYPFVETVASGAETPTVIENIDIGGPALVRAAAKNHANVAIAVSPASYPQIVKALTLGGTTLAQRQRLAGEAFAHTASYDTAVAAYFAENVGVRAEHEAAREPVLHDDAADFEAELTVTAELQHTLRYGENSHQRAAIYAQPGSRGIAQAEQLHGKEMSYNNYVDADAAVRAAYDFEDPAVAIIKHANPCGIAVGGPLAPDPIADAHARAHACDPVSAYGGVIAANRPVTRAMAETVKDIFTEVVVAPAFDDDALEILRTKKNIRLLRLPEGFALADREVKQISGGLLLQDSDRFTGFDSSRWQLVAGEEADDETRADLEFAWAACRSVKSNAILLAHEGASVGVGMGQVNRVDSCHLAVDRAGERAAGSVAASDAFFPFADGLEVLLEAGVRAVVQPGGSIRDEGVVAAAQAAGVTMYFTGERHFFH; encoded by the coding sequence ATGAGCGGCCACGCCATCGACCCCAGCCTGTACCGCGACCGCGACGCCGTGGTGATCCGGCGGGCGCTCCTCTCGGTCAGCGACAAGACCGGCCTCGTCGAGCTGGCGACCGCGCTGGCGGCCTCGGGCGTCGAGATGGTCTCGACGGGCTCGACGGCGCAGACCATCCGCGACGCCGGCTTCGCCGTGACCGACGTCAGCGCGGTCACCGGGTTCCCCGAGTCGCTCGACGGCCGGGTGAAGACCCTCCACCCCGCGATCCACGCGGGCGTGCTCGCCGACCTCCGCCTCGAGTCGCACGAAGACCAGCTCCGCGACCTCGGCATCGCCGCGTTCGAGCTCGTCGTCGTGAACCTCTACCCGTTCGTCGAGACGGTCGCCTCGGGTGCCGAGACGCCGACGGTCATCGAGAACATCGACATCGGCGGGCCCGCCCTGGTCCGCGCCGCGGCGAAGAACCACGCCAACGTCGCCATCGCCGTGTCGCCCGCGTCGTACCCGCAGATCGTCAAGGCCCTCACGCTCGGCGGCACCACGCTCGCGCAGCGTCAGCGCCTCGCCGGAGAGGCCTTCGCCCACACGGCCTCCTACGACACGGCCGTGGCGGCGTACTTCGCCGAGAACGTCGGGGTGCGGGCCGAGCACGAGGCGGCTCGCGAGCCGGTCCTGCACGATGATGCGGCCGACTTCGAGGCCGAGCTCACCGTCACCGCCGAGCTCCAGCACACCCTCCGCTACGGCGAGAACTCACACCAGCGCGCCGCCATCTACGCCCAGCCCGGCAGTCGCGGCATCGCGCAGGCCGAGCAGCTCCACGGCAAGGAGATGTCGTACAACAACTACGTCGACGCCGATGCGGCCGTGCGTGCGGCGTACGACTTCGAAGACCCGGCCGTCGCGATCATCAAGCACGCGAACCCCTGCGGCATCGCCGTCGGCGGCCCGCTCGCGCCCGACCCGATCGCCGACGCTCACGCTCGCGCTCACGCCTGCGACCCCGTCTCGGCCTACGGCGGCGTGATCGCGGCGAACCGTCCCGTCACCCGCGCAATGGCCGAGACCGTGAAGGACATCTTCACCGAGGTCGTCGTCGCGCCCGCCTTCGACGACGACGCTCTCGAGATCCTGCGCACGAAGAAGAACATCCGCCTGCTCCGCCTGCCCGAGGGCTTCGCGCTCGCCGACCGCGAGGTCAAGCAGATCTCGGGCGGCCTGCTCCTCCAAGACAGCGACCGCTTCACCGGCTTCGACTCTTCTCGCTGGCAGCTCGTCGCGGGCGAGGAGGCCGACGACGAGACGCGCGCCGACCTCGAGTTCGCCTGGGCGGCCTGCCGCTCGGTGAAGTCGAACGCGATCCTGCTCGCTCACGAGGGAGCCTCGGTCGGCGTCGGCATGGGCCAGGTCAACCGGGTCGACTCCTGCCACCTGGCGGTCGACCGCGCGGGCGAGCGGGCTGCCGGCTCCGTCGCCGCGTCCGACGCGTTCTTCCCGTTCGCCGACGGCCTCGAGGTCCTGCTCGAGGCGGGGGTGCGCGCCGTCGTCCAGCCCGGTGGGTCGATCCGCGACGAGGGGGTCGTCGCTGCGGCCCAGGCCGCCGGTGTCACGATGTACTTCACGGGCGAGCGCCACTTCTTCCACTGA